The Acidobacteriota bacterium nucleotide sequence AACCGGGTCCCGCCACGCACGATGCCGACGGTGACGACGCTCGGAGCCAGGGGCGACAGGTTGCGCGAGCGGATCGTCTGCAGCGCGGTGATCGTCTGCGCCGCCATCACCACCGGGTCGACGCTCAGGTGCGGCGCGGCGCCGTGCGCCTGCTCCCCGCGCAGGGTGATGCGGAAGTGGTCGACCGCGGCCAGCGCGCCGCCCGGCGTGTATTCGATGCCGCCGACGTCGAGGCCGGCTCGGGCGTGCAGGCCGAACACCGCTTCCGGCTGCAGCTCTTCGAAGACACCCTCGTCGAGCATCAGCGCGGCGCCGCCCTCCTCGCCCGGCGGCGGCCCTTCCTCGGCCGGCTGGAAGAGAAAGACGACCGTGCCGGGCAGCTCCGCCTGCAGCGCCTTGAACACCGACGCCACGCCGAGCTGCACGGCCACGTGCACGTCGTGCCCGCAGGCGTGCATGACGCCGACCTCCTGGCCGAGGTAGGTCGTTCGGACCGTGGACGCGAACGGCAGGTCGGTGTCCTCGGTGACCGGCAGCGCGTCCATGTCGGCGCGCACCGCCACCACCGGCCCGGGGCGCCCGCCCTGCAGCACCGCCACGACACCGGTGTGCGCGACGCCGGTCCGGACGTCGTCGAACCCGAGGCCGCGCAGATGATCCGCCACGAGCCGCGCGGTCTCGAACTCCCGGTTGCCGAGCTCCGGGTACTCGTGGATCCGGTGGCGCAGCTCGGTGATGCGCGCGATCACGCGTTCCACCTCGGCATCGATGCGCGCCGACTGCGCGGCGGCCGGCGCGACGCCCGCGCCCAGGGCCACGAAGGCGATGAGGATTCGTTGCAGCATGCCTTCATTGTACCGGCAGCACCCGCGCCGACGCGCGTGCCGGCGCCCCCCGCGCGGGCACGGAACCGCCTCTCGTGTCCGTATAATTGGGTGCAGGAGTGTCTGCATGAGCCGTGGCAAGAGCGCCGTCCGGACCGTGCGCCGCGTTGCGCGTCGATGCGCCGCGACGGCGTTCCTCGCCGGCATCGCGGCCTGCGCCGCCTGTGCCGGCGATTCGCCCGCCCCGCCGCCGGCGGCGGAGCCGGCCGCCGAGGCTGTGCCCGAGCCGGCCGGCGAGGGCCTGCAGGTCACCGGCACGGCGCCGACGTCGCTCGACGGCTCGCTCACCGTCGTCGTCCTCGAGCCGCTGTCGGGAAGCCCGTTCGAGGTGCCCGAAGAACCGGTGCAGATGGACCAGCTCGGCATGGAGTTCCTGCCGCCGGTTCTGCTCGCCAGCGTCGGCCAGCCGGTGCACTTCCACAACAGCGAGGACGTGCTGCACAACGTCCGCGTCTACGACATCGACACGCTGGAAACCGCCTTCAACATCTCGACGCCGATCGGCGGCACGTACGAGCACCGCTTCGACACCGCGGGCACCTACCGCGTCGCCTGCGACATCCATCCCGCCATGGGGGCCAGCGTCGTGGTGACCGCATCGCCGCACGCCGCGGTGGCGGCCCGCGACGGCAGCTTCGCGCTCGAGGACGTCGCCGCCGGGTCGTACACGGCCGTCGTGCAGGCCGGCGCCGAGCGCAGCCGCCACGCGGTCACGATTGCGCCGGGCGCCACGGAGCTCGCCCTCGGCGGAAGCTGACGGCCGGGCCGTCGTCCCGAACCCCTGAGCCTCGCGGGAGAACCGATGAAGACGGTGCAGCAAATCGCGGACCGGGTGGGCGGCCGGGTGCACGGCGACGGCACGCTGGAGATCCGGACCATCGGCAGCCTGGATCGAGCTGCCCAGGGGGCGCTGGCATATGCCGAGGGGAAGCACCTCGCCAAGGTGGATGCCACCGCGGCGACGTGCGTCCTCATACCGGACGTCGAGATCCCCGACCGCACGGTGATCGTCGTCGACAGGCCCCGCGTCGCGTTCGCGCGCGCCGCGCAGTGGCTGTTGCCGCCGCGGCTCCCGGCTCCCGGCGTGCACGAGACGGCGCTGGTGGCGCCCGACGCGACCCTCGGTCCGGACGTCTCGGTCGGCGCCTGGACGCTCGTCGAAGCGGGTGCGGCGGTCGGCGCGGGCACCGTGATCTACCCTGGCGGCTACATCGGCGCCGGCAGCTCGATCGGCGCCAACTGCATCCTGTACCCGCGCGTGACGCTGTACCCGGGGAACTCGATCGGAGACCGCGTCATCCTGCATGCTGGGGTCGTCATCGGCTCCGACGGGTTCGGCTTCGTCTTCGACGGCGAGCGGCAGATCAAGGTGCCCCAGGTGGGCGGCGCGCAGATCGGCGACGACGTCGAGATCGGCGCCAACGCCTGCATCGACCGGGGCGCCCTCGACGAGACGATCGTCGCCGCCGGCGTGAAGATCGACAATCTCTGCCACCTCGGTCACAACGTGCGGATCGGCGACCATGCGGTCATCTCGGCCCAGACCGGCATCGCCGGCAGCTCCACCGTCGGGCGCGAGGCGATCATCGGCGGGCAGGTGGGCATCGCCGACTACTGCCGCATCGACGACCACGGCATCGTCGGCGCGCAGTGCGGCATCCCGTCGCGCAAGCGCGTCCCGGCCGGCCAGCCCTTCTGGGGGACCCCGGCGCGACCGCTCAAGGACATCAAGAAGCAACAGGGCTACCTGCACCGCCTCCCCCGCATGGCGGCCGAGGTCGCGAGCCTGCGCGCCGAGCTCGACGCCCTCAAGGCGAAGCTCGACGAGTGACGCTGCGCTCCAGGACCTGCCGCGCCGCGGCGGCGACCTCCTCCACCGTGACGGCGGCGAGACAGGGCGGACGTCCGTCCGGCGACGGCGGCGAGGGACACTCGTCGAAGAAGCGCTCGCGGCACGGCGAGCAGTCGAATCCGGCGGAGACCGCGACGTGCGGTTCCCCGGCGCCGGCGCGCGGCGCGGTGCGGGCCGGCGACGAGGGCCCGTGGATGGTGACGGTCGGAATCCCGGCGGACGCCGCGAGGTGCGCCGGCCCGCTGTCGTTTCCGACGTAGAGGGCGCAGCGCTCGAGCAGCGCCGCCAACTCGGGCAGGGTCGCGTCGCGAACCAGCGCCACCCCGTGGACCGCGGCCCAGCCCGGAGGCGCCTCGAAGGGTGGACGATCGTGCACGACGACCCGCCGGCCGGCGGCGGCAAGCCGCTCCGCCAGTGCCCGGAACCGGACCGCCGACCACGCGCGCGGCGTCTTGGCGGCGGCGGGATTGACGAACAGCGGCCGCGAGTCGTCCCCCCATCCCATGGCGGCGAACAACCTTGCCGCGCAAACGCGGTCGGCGGCGATCAGCGACAGCCGCGGCGCCCCGGCCGGCGGATCGCCGGCGTCGAGAACCCGCGCCAGGTCGAGGTACTCGTCCGCGCGGTGCACGCCGGGCCGCGGCGCCACGGGGTCGGTCAGCAGCAGGCCGCGACGATCGGTGTCGTGACCGATCCGCCGCCGTGCCCCGGCCAGCCATGCGCTGAGCGCAGCCTCGAACGACGGCGCCAGAACGACCGCCGTGTCCACCCGCAGCGAGCGCAGCGCGCGGGCGGCGGCCCGGACCGCCGACACGCGCGCCAGGCCGGATCCGCCCGGCGCCGCGACGATCCGATCGAAGACTCCGAGGCGTTCGGCGAGCGCCGCGTGCCGCCCGTGCGCCACCCCGACGAGCCGCACGTGCGGCCAGCGCGCGCGGAGCGCGCAGACCGCCGGGTGCGCCATCAGGATGTCGCCCACCCAGTTCGGAAGCCGGACGAGCAGGTTCCCGGGATCCACGGCCTATATTCTCTCCGCATGCCGACCGCACCCGTACTGGCTCTGACCGGGGTGTCGCTCGTCCGCGACGCGCGCACCATTCTCGACCGCATCGACTGGCGGGTGGCGCCGGGCGACCGCTGGATCGTCCTCGGACCGAACGGCTCCGGCAAGACGTCGCTCTGCCGCCTGGCCGGGCTCTACCTGCACCCGTCGAAGGGCGACGTCGACGTGCTCGGCGAGCGCCTCGGACGCACCGACGTGCGGGAGCTGCGCACGAAACTGGGCATGACGAGCCAAGCCCTCGCCGACATGCTCCGCCCGGGACTGCAGGCGGTCGACCTCGTGATGACCGGCCGCAACGCCGCCCTGGCCCCGTACTGGCACCGGTACGACGACGCGGACCGCGAGCGGGCCGCGGGGCTGCTGGCGCGGTTCGGCTGCGCCCGGCTCGCGACGGCGCGCTATGCCACCCTCTCGGCCGGCGAGCGCCAACGGGTGCTGCTGGCGCGCGCCCTCATGAGCGACCCG carries:
- a CDS encoding glycosyltransferase family 9 protein gives rise to the protein MDPGNLLVRLPNWVGDILMAHPAVCALRARWPHVRLVGVAHGRHAALAERLGVFDRIVAAPGGSGLARVSAVRAAARALRSLRVDTAVVLAPSFEAALSAWLAGARRRIGHDTDRRGLLLTDPVAPRPGVHRADEYLDLARVLDAGDPPAGAPRLSLIAADRVCAARLFAAMGWGDDSRPLFVNPAAAKTPRAWSAVRFRALAERLAAAGRRVVVHDRPPFEAPPGWAAVHGVALVRDATLPELAALLERCALYVGNDSGPAHLAASAGIPTVTIHGPSSPARTAPRAGAGEPHVAVSAGFDCSPCRERFFDECPSPPSPDGRPPCLAAVTVEEVAAAARQVLERSVTRRASP
- the lpxD gene encoding UDP-3-O-(3-hydroxymyristoyl)glucosamine N-acyltransferase, giving the protein MKTVQQIADRVGGRVHGDGTLEIRTIGSLDRAAQGALAYAEGKHLAKVDATAATCVLIPDVEIPDRTVIVVDRPRVAFARAAQWLLPPRLPAPGVHETALVAPDATLGPDVSVGAWTLVEAGAAVGAGTVIYPGGYIGAGSSIGANCILYPRVTLYPGNSIGDRVILHAGVVIGSDGFGFVFDGERQIKVPQVGGAQIGDDVEIGANACIDRGALDETIVAAGVKIDNLCHLGHNVRIGDHAVISAQTGIAGSSTVGREAIIGGQVGIADYCRIDDHGIVGAQCGIPSRKRVPAGQPFWGTPARPLKDIKKQQGYLHRLPRMAAEVASLRAELDALKAKLDE
- a CDS encoding amidohydrolase; protein product: MLQRILIAFVALGAGVAPAAAQSARIDAEVERVIARITELRHRIHEYPELGNREFETARLVADHLRGLGFDDVRTGVAHTGVVAVLQGGRPGPVVAVRADMDALPVTEDTDLPFASTVRTTYLGQEVGVMHACGHDVHVAVQLGVASVFKALQAELPGTVVFLFQPAEEGPPPGEEGGAALMLDEGVFEELQPEAVFGLHARAGLDVGGIEYTPGGALAAVDHFRITLRGEQAHGAAPHLSVDPVVMAAQTITALQTIRSRNLSPLAPSVVTVGIVRGGTRFNIIPGEVHLEGTVRTYDPEVQDTVERRMREIVDGIARAAGGTFELEYDRITPVVLNDRELTAWAARTLGGVVGADRVSLADPWMAGEDFSYFANEVPGFFYFLGTQKPGTTSGGHHSPTFRADDAALPVGVRAMAHLVWRYLEDR
- a CDS encoding ABC transporter ATP-binding protein, whose product is MPTAPVLALTGVSLVRDARTILDRIDWRVAPGDRWIVLGPNGSGKTSLCRLAGLYLHPSKGDVDVLGERLGRTDVRELRTKLGMTSQALADMLRPGLQAVDLVMTGRNAALAPYWHRYDDADRERAAGLLARFGCARLATARYATLSAGERQRVLLARALMSDPPLLLLDEPAAGLDLAGREQLVAMLADVAADPATAAIVLVTHHVDEIPPGFTHVLMLADGRVAAQGPIADTLTAANLSRCFGLRLALARQGGRWMAWGE